The Rosa chinensis cultivar Old Blush chromosome 7, RchiOBHm-V2, whole genome shotgun sequence DNA segment AAGAAAGGGGAAACAAAGATTTATAGTCTTTGCATCAGTGCATGGTTGGCTGCTAGCTTGAAGAGACTTTTGCCTTTGCCTGCGGCTGTGGTTTAGATATTTTCAAAAAGATAGGTTCAATCTTGAACTTTTGTGTCCCATTCCTTTCTTTATTTCCCCACTCAATAAGTTGTTTTCACtctttaaattattatttttttttagagaaatagTCAACTAGTATTGAAGTTCAGCAAAATTACACATAATGACCTGCTCAGTAGAGCTGTCAGATAGAGTAAATACCAAAGTAATTCAACCTTTTTAGGCTAAGAAGCTTAACACATATCCAGCAACACCCTGCATCACCTAAGAGATTATCAAAAGCAAAGATGCTTTTACTGGCGACTTTCCTCAATCCAAATGAGCACCTGATGCCAAATTGGCGGCATCCTCCATTGTTGCTTGTTCATGGGTTCCTGTTGTCTCCACCTGCACTGCTTTAGGGGAAGAAAAACTTGAACTCCCCGACATGTCTCCATTCTTTGGAACCTCAGTCTTCTTAGGGTGCCTTTTCTTCTTTGGTTTTGGAACCCCCAACGTAGGCCTAGCTATATTCTTGCTGCCTTTAGGGTGACCACGTTTCTTGGGGGATAAGTAAATGACCCCATTAGTATTCGGGAGATCAAACCCCGACTCAAAACTCAGTGGGCCAGATAGCACCCCATCTGCCAACTTGGGCTTCTTTCCAACCTTAGTCAACTCTGACTACACCTCCCGGCGACTACCCGACAACTCTGACTAGGCCTCCCGGAATCATAGACATGTAATTTTGATCAACATCTTCTGATCAAGTCCTTCATTCTATAGCACCGTTGACGAATTAATAaatgggtccttgacccaaagccccaaaatgagcaaaagttatcccacttaccccaacaacagatttttattccccctacccaatttaaattgaaatgaccattttgctcacttcctaattaaataactacAGCTCCTGccactctctatctctctcctcccttctctctctctctctctctctctctctctctctctctctctctctctctctctctctctctctctctctctctccagactcTCCCCTTCTCTCTTTATGAAACCAAAACgcctctctctatctctgtgcAAACACCATGAACCAATTGATCCATAGGAAACCAGCGACTCCGATTAGCAATCGAAGCAACTCCCATTCACATCCGGAACGAGAAGACCCGAGGTTTCAGCGATGACCTCTTGCTCCAGAAGCTTTCACCTCTTCGGTACCGCCACGGTGACGCTGTCCTCGGCTCCGTCACCATCATCCGCTCGAATTCGAACGAGTAAGACCATTCACCGATGCACAGCGGCAACCCCAACCACGCCAAACCAATCGTCCTCatcgtcgtcttcttcttcgGATCTGCCACTCAATCCCTCATTCACTCTCAGGTCGAACCCCACTCTCGATCTCTGCCATACCTGCACCATTTCAGAGTTAtcagacctctctctctctctctctcttacagACCCATAAAGGTTGTAAAAAGCTCATTTTTCGCTCTCTAGTTCCTTCCGGCGACCCATGTCTCCGCCGTTGATTCTGTCCTCCTTATATGTGATTTTTTGGTGGTGTGTTTGTGACATTTCAGGAGAAATCGAGTGGGTCACAATTGGTGAATATGGGATTGTACAGTGTATGTGAGCAGCCTGTGTTTGGCACTATCGACCGTTGGGTGCCtagagcattttctgggtgcccatatcacatttttttttttttgggtaaaatgggACAGAAGGcctgaaggaaagaaaaatgaaaaaaaaaaaaattatatttggggggggggtaatagacgtttcAAATTGATGTAATatctcgttttttttctttaattaatcaaagttttgtttatgtaattttaagaagattagttcccatttcgctaatcgaaacgtctattgggggacaatagacgtctattgcccttctattaggggcaatagacgtctattagggggcaatacatggccaatagacttctattggggggcTATAGACTATTGtggcaatagaagtctattggggagcaatagaggtttattgtccctctattgggggccaatagatgtctattggaggcaataaacatttccggtgaggttttcaaaAAAGTCCGGTGACTTCGCTGGAGccagtctcctatggtttctctctcttccattctctctctaaaTAACAAAGGAGTGAGgctaaaatggtattaaaaaaaatttaaaaaaaaaaaaaaatcttaatggagtattagagaagaccttctttgagtgttttgggtaaaagaaaattaaaaaacacttaatggggtaagtgggaaaaaaatccctaaaaatgaggtaaatggacaaaaaaccCTTAATAAATAATGTTGTCTAAGACATAAAGAAAAGCCACAATAGATTAATGAAAacacggttttttttttttgaggagaaatGAAAACACAGTTGCAAATAAAGTTGAACATAGTTTGAAGTAATGTTGGTGAGAAATGTGACATCATTTTAACAATCTGCTGGTAAAGTCATGAACATCTGAGTGCATCCGTTCATTTTATCCAGCAACGATCATACTTAATAgtcaatttcattttttttttcttgaaagaaaaataaatcagCAAATCAGAATATTTTGACCGATAAAGTTTAAATCAACATGTTATCTTAGTACTTAACTCACCTTCACATCGCTCCCATTCCCTGCTCCAATTCTCGAATCAAAACCCTCGAGAGGTTCAAACTCTgcctcacctctctctctctctctctctactgtgATATAGGAATGGGAAACGGACATAATGGCACCCTAAAGATGAAATGTGATAAAATGCAAATGACAATGAGACCATTAATTGTGAATGAAAGGTCCAAATGACAGTGAGACCACCAATTGTGAACCTAAAATGACAATCCAAATTAATAATACTGAGATGATGAAATTATTGGTTCGCAAAACAAGAATTAATAGGTGGTGTGTGTgagtatttttttcttctttttccgtaAGGGTTTATCAGACCTTTGTAGTATAAAAACTTCAAGTTATAGCAAAATTCTACTTATAATTGTTTGATGCACTCTATCAAAAATGCAGCTTAATTTATCTTAGCAGTTTGTGAATGTTTTTAAACTTTATTAAGTACATGCTTTGCTGTTACATGAACCccttttatatgttgatttactCTTAGAAGACAATAAGACAATTGTCACATAACATCAAATGACAATAACATCTATATAACCCCTAAAACTAAAGTAATTAATTAGAATCCATGAAACTATCTATGTAAGGCAAAGCCAGCCCCAATAGATGTAGCTACAATTTGAAATAGGGAACGATTTACGATTTAATTTTTTCACCACTTAACTAATTAATGGCAGCCATTATAAATTTAGTCCACAACATATTTGATTGTCAAAGTGATTTATTAAGAGAACGATGAGGTTGCTATTTGACTGTCACTCTAGATAAAATTCCTCAGATTATATACATAGTAATGCAAATTTTTAATAAGGTTGTAGGGATCAATGGCAAAGCTGCCACTACATTAAAGTAACAAATTGATAGGTCAAGGCTAACCCTACTTTGAATATCAACttgaattgtttttgtttgctaaagagaaaaaaaagaatttaaaagcaAGAAAGTTCATTTAAAACTCCTAGAAACTGCTGCTCCACCAAGAGCTATGCTCAAAAGAGCAAAAGAGCTAGGTTATGCATGAAGAGAAATTTTGTACACAGTACTCTTAGAAATTCTTATCCATGGTCATtttaatatttgtttttcatAACAGCCTTCTAATAGACAAATATTGTTGCAGTTCCCTTATTGGAAACCGTTTAACAGTCTATATCTCTGTTAAGATGGTGAAAGTTATTACCCTGTTTGTAAGTTAAATGAAAGATATTTGTTTCTAAATTCTTAATTGATGTATAAAAATTATATAGAATTCCCCCTTTGTTGAAACTGATATTGCATTGTATGGACATCATTTTCAATAGTTTTGCCAGAGTTGGTGTACGAATACGAGAATTGGTTCTGCTTGCTGGGTAGTGCTTTTCAAGATATTGGTCATACAGGATGGTGTTTTACAAAACACCAAACATCATGGTTGTGGTGGCAGGGTTTGATAGTTTATCACTTTATCCTGGGCCTGGTAGCTAGCCTGGTATAGGTTAATATCATTAGGGTTGGAATAAAATCATAAACACCCCCATAACTTTGAAGTTGGAGAATGTGGTGCTTAACATTGATGCAATGCTAGGGCTGTTCTTATTGGTCAAGAAACTAACATGTTTCTTATAACGATGGTGGTTGAAGTTCAAATTAAGCTACTGTTGTCTAGCGTGGTTCTGAAGAAGTGCAAGTTAAAGCTTGCGCATACAATGGAGGTAGAGGTTTCTTTTCTATGTGAAAAGGTTATCGGGGCATGTGTTTAGATGTTTGCGGTTGGTGCATCCATCTAATTAAGGGTTGTCAGTGCACGGGAAATTTAGCAAGCCAAGGATTGACAAGTTTGAGATTGGCGACTTCATCAACGAAGCAAGCTAGACATGGTGCTTTGGTGATGGAGTTTGGGGGTGACAGTCTTTAGGGTTTCTACCCCTACACCACGGGTTTTTGCTACTAGCTGTGACTCCTTTTAATATGGAATGAGCCGGTGTTGAAGCCCGAGTTGTGGATGATTTTGACTTGAAGCTTTTGAGCCCTTTGAAATTCACTGGGATGGGGTGTGACAAATTTTCTATAGTAAAATTACCCATAATTGTTTTTTCTAGAACTTATATTATAAGTTAAGTCACCGTATACTTAATTTaatccctcataaggccacttatggagagagagggagggagggagggagggggaggGGAGCACATCTGCTCCAGTTCGTTGTTGAAAGGTATTGGGACAGAGATATCTCATCAAAGCCAGATTTGGCTTGAAAAACGGTCCGTAACATTTTGGTACTGTAATAATAACTTTTTAGTTCGTTAAATGTAGTTTTTAGAAAGATGCCAATAGTTTTCCAAAATATTATCGTGAATGACAGTTACTTTTTTGTTCGTCAAAAATAGTTATTTTATTTGTAGCAATAGTTTTTTGAAAGATGGTGGTGACTTTTTCGACGAATGACAATAACTTTTCTAAAAAAATGTTTGGTTTGTCGCCAATAGCTTTTTCGTTCTTTGACCGTAATTTCTTAATTAATAACAATAGCATGCAATGACATTttcataaataatgaaaattaaaaatgcGGTGGCATTTTGTAAATATTTATGTTTCTTATATCTTGATGACCTTATGAGGAGAAGAGATATTGGGTGACTTAGAGAATAATAAAGTTAGGAAAAGTAGCATTATATGTCATAAGTACCAGGTGAGGTGCATCCGGCCTTGGTTTCTAGAGTGTGTCACACACGTAAGCGGGTCAGACTAAAGTCCATCCTTGAGGAGCCATAATTTTTAgatgggtctttctaaatgtacccagcaaatatctatcTAGACCCAATAAGTTTTTCACACTCAGTAAAATTATAGAATTTCTAATTACACCCAATAACTTTTCCAATAATACCCTCACTTttaattaaacccagcaaaacTCACACTTAGCAAATTTCACACCCATAACTCACGCTAGCTGCAAATCTCACACTGAGCAAAACCCACACGCAGTCCCAAATTCAAGAATTTCTCTTAAGACATCGTCGTCGCTACCACCTTCGCTCTTTGGTGGCTAACTACCGAAGTCTTTTGATAAGATTTTGGAGCAGTGTCGACACAAGCTCTCATCACTGCTTCTGCTTCACGAAAGGTTACCTACCCATATATGCCATCATATGTATAAACATCTATCTGCTAGTACAAATTAACCAAGATTAATatcataattaattaaatatattcatgtatttgtTTCATCAAGATCTGGCAGAAAACAATTAGTAAGCCATGCATGTAATATCTACAAAATCAACTaaaagaattgaagaagagATGGATGAGTGGAAGAGAATGATAGGATGTATTATGTATACACGCATAAATCCATAGCCCTTAGATCTGCCCGTGATGACAACAGCCTCCAAGATGTCGCCAAACTGCTCAAGGTTCAGGGTCTCCTTCTGGGTCTCCCAAGCCAGTCCTCCAACAAACACCTTAGTGTACGTGGTGTCACCAAACTGACCTGCCGCTCCTCCTTCCAAAATAGTTGCTGCTATTGTTGCCGTTGGTGCTGCTACTGCCTGACTCATGTTTCTGATCTTTTAATCCTTAACCAGCTAGCTATAGATTTGACCGATCTTCATTGTCATCGCTACTTCTGAAATCGTAGTTGCACTCGCAACTTGCTAGAGATGAAACAATTATAATGAAAactgaaatttgggtttgaagTTTTGCCGGAAGAAACAACGTATTAACTTGAACACAATGAACTGCTATCCAGAACAaagaattttagattttatgattttttttgttattatcttaatttaccATGACTTTTAATGTAATTTTGTATGAGGATATaattgtcttttcatataaaatTAATTTGCTGGGTATACATAGATATTTGctaggtacatttagaaagaccatTCTTAGATCTCTTAAGGCGTCAAGAAAGTTCTTTCACTAATTAGGATCCAAGCATTGACTTTTAGCTGAAGCAATTGATTGACCTACTAGTTGCACCCTTTGGAGGCAAACGTCACGGCTGACCCAAAGGCGCAAGAACAAATCCAAGAAAGacaaaaattgtgaagcaaCTTAAAGCTGAAAGAACAAGTACGTCTCCTGCGCATAAAATCCAGAAACTGTTTATGAGCGAACCTACAACAATTGGGTCGACGCCCTGAGTTCGataaaaaattcttttttgtaCTATTTCATAATACCTACACCTTTTGTTGTTGGATTAGTTAAAATTTTGGGTCTAACTATTTGTACCTAGCAAATATCTAAATAGACCCAGCAAAATAAATTTTGACTATAACTTTCCAATATTACTCTTATTTTAACCCTAAATTAAAacacacaagaaaaaaaaatttctttctttctgacgATGGTTTTATGGGCTTCTTCACTCTGCCATTGATAACTGTTGCTTTGTCTTCCATATCTTGGCTTTGTCTCTTTCTTTTGGTCTTCCTTTGGAGGCTacccatataaaaaaaaaaaaaaaaaattccaagatTTTGAACTAGCAATATATAAATCTCTTAGATGAAGCACCTTGAGTAATCTAAATCTGCCATTGATAATCTCGTAGATGAAGCACCTTGACTAATCTAAATCTACCTTCACCTTCCCCTCCATCTGTTAGATTTATatcatatgtatatatgttttaaaTTCTGCAATTTACCATATGATCTGTCCACATTCCATAATCATTCATGAATGATATTTCCATTACTTAAGAGAAAGGATCAGAGTTCAAGTGCTTCTCTACCGTTTTGGAGAAGATCAAAGTTCTTGCTTTGAATTATTTAGTTGATGAGGACCGGGGATCTAAGGAGAATGGGTGAATTGTACGGTGGCAAGTCTGAGGAAGATGAATGAAGATTAATGTGTgcagttttttattttgaacaaGGGTAATATTGgtaataaaaaattattgggTCTATATAGAAATTTGATGGGTACAAATAGAAACACCCTAAGTAAAAATACTTGGGTTATGACTCTTTCTGTTAATCCAAAATGAGTGAATCATGAAATATAACATTATTCGATAACTTTGGTTCTAATTACATGAGGCTATCTTCAATGAGTACGAGAACTTTTAAGTTCAACATTTGaataaatatatgattattttaAACATTAATACCTAACCCATTTCAACGATTAAACTTGAAAGTTCTCCATGAGTCCTAATTattataaaatatttatttaaaattcTCCTCTAATTACGTtgtctccaaaaaaaaaaaaaaaaaaaaaaaaaaaaaaacacatatggAACATGAAGAATGGTTTTTGGCAACGGATAGGATAAGTCTTACggcagagagacagagagagagagagtgagtgaagTGAAGAAGAATGGCGTCGTCTGCAACTCTTTCCTTGCTGTGCTCCTCCTTCGCATCCCATTGCAAAATCTCACCTCCCGCCACAACGTGCCTTTCTCAATTCAACTCCAATCTCACCTTCCTatccctctcttcttcttcgtcttcgcCGCACAAGCTCTCCTCCTCTCCGCGTCCCACATTCCCTCTCCTCCCCAAGTCGTCGGAGATTGACTCCGCCGTCCTCGAAGCCGAGCTTCAAGCTCCCGAGCCTGACGCCGAACCTCTTGCTTCCGAGGAGCCTGCCCCCGCCTTGGAACTTGCTGAATCCGAACCAGCCCCAAAACGCGAGGAGATTTTCGCTGTTGTTctggtatctctctctctattcatgaaaaaatcaatgtcaaattataattcaagacaaaatatcatgctcgataaataaaacgataattaaataaatcaataatttcaaaataaatgcatgcatcattatttaaaacaaaagtccactcacagtactatttaggcgttCATgcgtacgagttccttcgtcgagcaatagctcggtatgtcgccctgtacacaaatatattccgtgaataactattctaattaaatacgattctcaaaatcgaatcctcataaatcatctctccaattcttctcggattcaacccacattctaccactaataccaattcgttatcttaaag contains these protein-coding regions:
- the LOC112176479 gene encoding 50S ribosomal protein L21, chloroplastic isoform X2; translated protein: MASSATLSLLCSSFASHCKISPPATTCLSQFNSNLTFLSLSSSSSSPHKLSSSPRPTFPLLPKSSEIDSAVLEAELQAPEPDAEPLASEEPAPALELAESEPAPKREEIFAVVLIGGRQYIVIPGRYIYTQRLKGAKVNDKVVLNKVLLVGTKTTTYIGKPIVTNAAIHAIVEEQGLNDKVVVFKYKKKKNYRRNIGHRQPNSRIRITAITGYQDYPAVTLES